A region of the Thermodesulfobacteriota bacterium genome:
GGAGCCGCTCGACCCGGTCTTCCCCACCCCCGTCCCCACCCCAGCCTTTCCAGAAAGCTGCCGTGCTGAGCATGCCGGTTCCCCGTGATGGCCTTACTTCTCGGCCTCCTCCAGCTGGAGGGCCTGTTTGAGGTGCTTGACCGACTCTTCATGCTCGCCCATCTGCTCATAGGCCATGCCCAGGAACCGGTGCACCCGGGCATCATCCGGTCGCCTTTCCAGGGCACGAAGGTAGGCCGCAATGGATCGGTCCACCTGGCCCAGGTGGTCATAGGCGTTGCCCAGGCGGAAGTAGATCTCAACCTCCTGGTGACCCCGCTCGACGGCCCCCTCCAGAACCGCCACCGCCCGGTCGTACTGCCTGGCCCGGATGTGCGCCATGGCCACGTGGGCCGGCAGACGGGGATTGCTGGGATCCCTGGCCAGGGCCATTTCAAAGCAGCGGATGCCCTCGTCCTGCCGGCCGACCTTCAGATAGGACTTGCCCAGGAAATAGGCCGCCTCGGCATCGTCCGGCCGCTGCCGCACGGTCTTCCGAAGAAGCGGGATGGCCTCGGTGTGCTTCCCCTTCCGTGCCAGGTCCAGGCCACGGTCCCGGTGGTACCGCCTTCTGGTCTCTTCGTCGATGGAAAAGACCCGGTTGTACCCCTCGATCCAGGTGGTGGAGAGGCCCTTGAGAGACTGCAGGCCACTGTACAGGTACAGACCGGCCTGCTCGAAAAAGGGCGGCATGCCCAGCGTCGGCTTTCCCATGCTCATCTCCGTCTATGGTCGATAGGTGTGACAGAAATCGCACTGCCCGCGATTGCCGTGGCTCGCCGCGGTCCCTTGTTTGATGGCCGGCGCCCGGCGGGCCAAGACGTCGCCCAGATCGGCAGCCAGCTGCCCGGTATTCCGGCTGGTCTTGGAGATGACGTGGCAGCGGTCGCAGGCACCGTAGCTCCCGTGGGGACGCTGGTCGGTGGCCAGGATCATCGGTGCCGCCTCCAGCTGGGCGAAGCCGAGACGGCGGCGGTCCCGCACCTCGATTTGGCCATACCGACCCTGGCGGTAGACAGTCAGCGAGGCCTGCCGGTCGTTGGCGATGCGACGGGTCGCCGTTTCGAAGGCCGGCAGGTCAGGCACCGGCACCCCGTTGACCGCAGCCAGGACGTCGCCGGCAAGCACGCCACATTCGGCCGCCAGGAGCGTTACCTCATCCACCAGCACGCCTCGCACCCCGGCGGGGATGTTGTTGGCCTTGGCCAGCGCCGGGGTCAGGGGCAGGACCTCCAGCCCCAGCCAGTGCCCCTCCTGAACGACCTTGCCCCGGCTGGTCCCGGCCGGACCGGTCGTGCCCGCCGGCAGGGCGGCGGGGATGGCACGCGCCTCCAGCCTGTTCCCGGCCAGCGGCCCGGCCGCCGCCGGGTGGCGTCCCGGCGCGCCGGCGAGGGCCCGGGTGAGCACCACCAGAAGCAGCAGCACCGTGCCGCTGCCAACAAGCCAATTCTCAGCCTTCATAGAGCATCCGGAACGCCATGGCGAACATGAGGAGGGCATACAGGCCCCGCAGAGCGACAAACGGTATCACCTTGGTGAGCCAGGCCCCGAACATGCCGCCGGCGAAGGCCCCGGGCAGGAGCAGGGCGGTGAGCGCCAGCGGCGTGGCCAGGGCAAAGTGGCCCGCCGTCACGCCGTGGGCCAGGGACAGCCCGGCGGCTACGGTCGAGGTGCAAAAGACCAGGACCGCACAGTTGGCGATGGCCCGGCGCAAGGGGATGCCGGCCACATAGTTCTGGAGTGGCACCTCGATGACGCCGCCGGTAATGCCGAGGATGCCGCTGATGAGCCCCATGGGGAGCCCGAGGAGGCCATGGGCGGCGGTGGGCCCGGATGGGCGCCTGTGATAGGGCTCTTCGAGGTCGGCTTCCATGGTCTCCGGCGCCGGCTCCTCCGGATTCCCCTGCAGCGTTTCCGCAGCCACCTTGATGCCAACCAGGATGGCGAAGCCGGCCAGAAGATAGCGGATGACCGTATCGCTCATCAGGGTGCCGGCGAAGTATCCCAGCACGACGCCGGCAATGGCCCAGGGCACAAACGGCCTGATCCGGGCCAGGTCGAGCAGATGGTCCCGGCGATAGCGGAGTGCAGCCGCTCCGTAAATGAAGATGTTGCTCAGATAGGCCACCGGCCGGATGAGGAGGATCCCGTACCCATGGAGCAGCATGAGACCGGTCACCTTGATGAGGCCCCCGCCCATGGTCATCATGCCGCCGGCGAGTCCGGAAACAAAGCCCAGGAGCAGGAGGCCGGCAGCCGTGGCCAGGGGGAAGCCCAGGATGGCCTGCCCGGTCATGTGATCGGTCAGGCCCACCATGATCGCGCCCAGACGATCGGAGACAGCTGCCACGGCGGCAGCCGCCGGCAGCGCCAGTGCGGCTGCCGGCGCGAGGGCAGCGCCGGGCTGGGGATTGCTCGCCGCCAGGGCGGCCCAGTCGATGACCTCCTGGAAATGAGCCATGAGCACGTGGGCTGGCACCGCATAGCCACGGGGCTGGCCAGCAGGGTCCAGGGCGACGATATTCATGCCCACCATCCAACCGTTTTCATCCACCAGCGGGCCGCCGGCGAGAAAGACGTCCAGGGGAGCGTCCGTTGCCAGCAGACTGTCCATGGTCGCCGCGGCCAGAGCCAGCTTGCAGCTCAGGCGTCCGATGCGGCCGGACTGGGCGGCGACGGTGCTCCGGGCATCCACGCCGAGGGCGAATACCTCCTGCCCCACGCGAAGGGTCCGGGAATTGCCTAGAGCAGCGTACGGGAACTGCTCCCGGGAGAGCACCTTGAGCATGACCAGATCATGGGTGGGTGCGACCTTGACCACCTCCGCCCGCAGGGTCCGGCTGCCGCCGGGACCGGCAAGCCGCACCCCGATGTCCTGCCTGTCCGCTGCCAGGTGCAGGGCGGTGACCAGGTAGCCGTCCGGATGCACGAACACCCCGGAGCCTGTCGGGCTTCCGGCTTGCCCGCCGGCGATCACGGCAGCCACGGCCTGCCCAGGCCGCCAGACCGGGGCGCTAGCCGCCGCGGCTGCCACGTTTTTGCCAACCGCCTGGGGAAAGACCTTCTCGACCGGCAGCAAGGCGTTGCCGCTGCCGTCCCGCCAAAGATGAATGGCCCAGGCAAAGGTGGCCAGACACAGAACGCCCAGGGCCACGGCCGGAGTCTTCCAATGAATCGCACAAAAGCGCGTCATGAGCGCTTCTCCGCGAGAAGCCGCTCCATCTCCGGGATCAGCTCCGCCTTGGAGCGAAAGCCCACCTGGACATTGCCCACATGGGGGATGCTCGCTGCGATGGCGACGGTCAGCTCATTGCCGATCGCCCGCGCTTCCCGCACCGTCAGCTCCGGATCCACCGCGACCCCAAGGTCGATCCACAGCTCCTGGCCGATCCTGCGGGTGAGCAGGTGCTCGATTCCCAGCACCCCGGCGGTGGCGCTGGCCAGCCGGGCGATTCGCCGGCGCGCCCGGACCGGGGCGGCCGAGTCCATCATCCCCTTCACCGAGTGCCAGAGGTTTTCGCCGCCCAGGTTGAGAAGGTGCAAGGTCTCGAACAGGGCCACCAGGGGGTCGAGCCAATACAGGCCCAGGTAGTGGGCGCCGACGATGCTCAAGGCCACTGCGGCGGAGGAGACGGCGTCGGAATGGAAATGCCCGGTCAGGGTGCGCACCATCGGGCTGTTGATGCAGGAAGCGGCGCAGCGGAAATAGCTGTACAGAAAGATCTGTGCAGCCAGGGCGAGCACAGCTGTCCACAGGGCGATCAGGTGCGGCGGCTCATGGCGGCCCTCGAAGAGGCTCTCTGTGGCAAAGAAGCACAGAAGACCGGTCACCAGGATGAAGACGAGGCTGATGACCCCGGTGATCAGGAACTCCACCTTGCCGTGGCCATAAGGGTGCTTCTCGTCGCCTGGCCGGCTGGAAACCCGAAGTCCGACGATGATGAGTCCGGAGGTCAGGACGTCTTTCGCGGAATACAGGGCGTCTGCGACCATGGCGTGGGACCCGGCCACGAGTCCGACCAGGAGCTTCAGGAGTGACAGGGCCAGACTGGCCACAAGACCCACCCAGCCGACGGCGCGGTAGCAGACCGAGCAGTGCATGGAGCAGGTGGGACCTCAGCTGACCGCCACGGCCTCGGCGCCGTCCGTGGCGCCCTTTTCAGGAGTCTTTCCCGGCTCCCCAGGCGCCAGGACGCTCCAGACCCCGCCGACGAGGCGGGCACAGCCGGCCTGGAGGGCGCCGGCAGCGATCGGATTGGCCCGTTTCAGGACCTCCATGGCCAGGGCGCCGGCGAAAATGCCGACAAAGATGCCGCAGGCGAGCTTCGTCATGATCATCTCCTTGTGTCCTTGACTGGGTTGGCCGCCGGCAAGCCGCCATCCCGCGGGATCGCCGCCCTCCTGGTGGCCCTGCGCATGAGGTGGCTGAAAGTAGCCAGGAGGTAGCCCAACAGGAAGGCGCCGGCGATGATCACGATCATCGGCAGCTGCACCGGTTGGCCGATAACGAACCGCACCCAGGCCTGGTGCAGATTCTGGCTCGTGAAGATGAGCAGAAGCACGCCCAGGAACAGGGAGAGGATCAACTTGGTCATGGAAGCCAGGGCTTAGAGCTTGGTCGCCAGCTGGCCTACGATCGGCAGCCTCCAGGCCCGGCCGAGAAGGACGGAGACAAGGCCGGCCACGGAATAGACCAGGCACAGGAGCCCCAGGCCCTGGAGGAGGTGGAAGCCGGCGCCGGGCACATAGACCAGGGCGATGGCGATGACCTCCAGGATCCAGATGACCAGTCCCTGCCGGGCATGGAAATGGACATAGTCGTCCCGCTGGCTCAGGACCAGAGGGAAGAAGCAGAGGATGCCCAGATAGCTGACAAAGGCCAGCAGCCGGGAGATCACATTGGCCTCGTACTCCAGAACGGTCTTTTCTTCTGTCATGACCTGCCTCCTTCTTCCTGGTTGCTGGCTGGTCCTGCCGGGCTGGCAGCAGGCTCCGGTGGTGCTTCCCGTCTGGCCACGACGCCCAGCTGGCTCCAGTACTCCGGCCGCAGGTCGGTGGCCAGGCGCAGCGCCCCTTCACAACCGGCATAGTCCGGATCATCCACGCAGGTCACCTGGGCTTCGCCGCATTCTCCCAGCTGGTCGACCAGCAGCCGATCGAGGCCCTTGATGCGGGAGCCGCCGCCTGCCAGATAGATGTTCTGCAGGGCCTGGGCCTGGTGCTCGGGGGCAAAGCTCCGCAGCACCACCTTGACCTGCTCCACCACGTCACCGACGATGCTTTCGCAGACGGTGCGGATTTCTTCGGTGAGATCGTACGGGTGCGGCCGGCCGTCGCTGTCCCGGAGGGTCACGAGCACCGGGGCAGCCGGTGGGCCGACAAAGGCATGCGCCTCCTTGATGGTGCGCACCAGGGTGCGGCTCAGCTGCACATCCGGATGCTCCTGGCCGATGAGTCCAGCCAGCCTCTCGTCGATATACTCCCCGGCTTTGAGGATGGTCACCTGGTCCTCGGCGGTGGGCACCGTTCCCTTCATGCCGCAGACATCCACGGTGCCAGCGCCCAGATCGACGACGATGCAGTTGTGGAGCTTGTTCATGTAGTAGGCGACCATGAAGGGCTGGGAGACCACGACCGATACGTCCAGCACCCTGCTGGCGATGCCCAGGAGCATCTCCTTGTTGAGGATCGAGGCCCGGGCCGGCACGCCGATGATGCCGCACAGCCGGCCCCCGTGGCCCTGCCGCGCCTCGGTGACCACATGCTCCAGGAGGTCCTGGGCTGCCTTCTGCTCCTTCTCCTGCCCCTCCTTGATCACCCCGTCCTTGAGGGGCATGTAGAGGTCGACGGCCGAGCTCTTGTCCAGTGCCTCGTCGCCGAAGACGCACAAGGCTCCCAGGAGCTTGGCCCCGATGATATCCCGGGGGTAGCCGACCACCGAGCGGATGATGGCGCGATAGTGCTGGCTGGTCGCCACGGCGGTACGGGACGTGCCGAGGTCGATGCCGATCAGAAGCTCACTGTCCTGTCCTGTTTCCCGGTACGCTAGCGTCATGCTTGCTCTCCCTCCTCGCGGGTGGTGGTGGCAAGGGGGGCAGGCGCGGCGGCTGCCGCGGACCCGGTCGCCTCGGCGGCAGGCGCTTTCGTGCTCGACGCCGTGGCGGCAGCCAGCCGGCCCATGAGCTCGGCTGTGACCCTGGCTGCGGTGCTGGTGGCGGCCCCCAGGCAGGAGGCCAGGCCCACTCCGCCTTTGACCACCCCGCGGCCCACCTCGCCCAGGAGTCGGCAGATCCCCTCGCCCAGACCCTCTACCGGAACCAGCGTCGCCGGCTCGGCCTCCCGGCTGCCCGACTCTTCCGAAGTCGGCGCCTCATCCCCGGCGGGCACCGCGGTGGTGATGGCGGTGAGAAGGGTGCGGGCTGCTCCCATGGCTTGCCTGCCGCCCGCGGTCGCCCCCCGGATGGCTGCGCCGGCCACCGCCGCCAAACCGGCGCCCAGATCCTCCACCGGCACCCGCACCAGCCGGCCTTCCCGGTCATACGGCGCCTCCGGCTCCACCTCCACTTCCGTGGACCCTTCCGGAGGCTCTGCCGTGGACTGGGACAGGCCGGCGGTGCGATCCCCACCCCCCAGTGGGGCCTGGGCCGGTGCCTCCCTTTCTTCCAGGCCACCGGCCAGTTGAGACAGATCGGGTGCCGCGGCAGCGGCCGTGGCCTCTCGCTGGGCCGTGGCTGGCTCCGCAGCCCACTCGGCGGCAGTCTGGCCGGCCTCCCGGGTGGCGGCAGGAGAGGATCGCAAGGCGTCTTCCGGCCATGATGAACGGTCGCCGGCGCCGGCCTCGGCGGCCGGCGCGCCCACGGGCTCGCCGGTGTCCCGGGCATTTTCGCCGCCGGCAAGGGCAGAGGCCGGCGTCGCCGCGCGGGCTGCTCCCTGGCTTGCCACTTCTTCGTGCTGGCTTGGCATGGAGGCCGACTGCTCCTCTGCAGGCGTCTGGTCATCCGGTGGCTCGGCTGCAGAGGCTGGCAACGGCTCGGTGCGAAAACGAGGCTCGTTCTTCATAGGGCTCCTGTGGCTGTCTTCATGCTGTCGTCCGACGGGGTGGCTTTGTCCGGCCATGAACTGCATGGCTGCCACCCCTTGCGACTCGTCCACCGGCCGGCCTGGCCGGCACAGCTGCCCCTCCCGGCCTCGGCCAGGCGCGGCCGCTCCCGCCTGGATCAGCGGGGAGGGCGGCCGTCCTTCGTCCCTCGCCTCCCTCCGGGCAGGCGCGACCGGCAGCGGGGTGTGAGCACCGGCCAGGGGTTTGCTCCGGCGGGCGATGGCCTCCATCAGTCGGGCAACCATCTCCCGGTCCACCTGATCGTCATCTGGGGCATCCGCCCGGAGGCGGAATCCGTTTTCCTCATCGGCTGGCATCGGCCTCAGCTCCTGTCACCCCCTGATTCTGTGGTGGCATGTCCTCACAGTGTGGCGTAGACCCGTTGCGACGCCCGCTCCAGCTCCAGGAGCACGCCATCGAGCGGACTCAAGGCAGAGAGGATGGTGCTGAGGTCCGCCGTGGAGCGAACCGGCAACCGGTTGATGGAGACCAGAACATCGTTGACCTGCACCCCGGCGAGCTCGGCCTTCGACCGGGCCGAGATCTCTTTGACCACGATGCACTCTGTCGCCGTCGCGCCTTGGCCGGTCGCCAGGGCCGCCTCTGCCGGCACCAGCTCCATGCCCATCCATTCCCATTCCTGGGGGCTGGGCACCGGTGCCGGGATGGCGGAATCGGCGGCCGGCGCCGCGCTGGGGAGTGCGGCCAGCGTCTGGTCAGTCGTTGCCGGCGGTTGCACCTGCGCCGCAGGCAGCATGGCCTCCTGCCGGGGCGCCGCTTGTTGCAGCACCACCTCCTGGCGTCTGCCGCTCCGGATGATCCCCAGCCTGGTCCTGCCACCGTCAGGGCTGGCCATGCTCGCGAACAGGCTGGTTGGCGTCTGGCAGCGCCGGCCGTTGTGCTTGACAATGATGTCGCCGGCCTGGAGTCCGGCCTGCGCTGCAGGCGAGCCGGGCAGAACGTTGCAGACAAAGACGCCGCTGTTTTCCGGCTGGCCGAAATGGTTGGCGATGATCGAGTCCACCGGACGAACGGCTGCCCCGTACAGGACCGGGTAGCCCAGCATGCCGGCCTCGCCGGCCGGCGCAGCCATGGCCGTGCTCATGGGCTGGGGCGGCAGGGCCGCCGCCGTCGGGCCGCCCACGACCTGATGGCACAGCTGGCAGGGACCACGATCGCTGTGGACCGGAACGGCGCCCGGGGCGATGGGCGGTGGAGCCCCTGCGGCGGCGATCTTGGCGAAGCCAGGACGGGGGCTGCCCCCGGAGCCGGGCCACGCAGCAGGCTCCGGCAGGGCGATGAGGTCGTGCAGGAACTCCCGCACCGTGGCGGCAGGCACGGCAAAGCCCACCCCGGCGAAGGCGCCGTTGGGCGTGTAGATGGCGGTGTTGATCCCCACCACCTGGCCCTGCATGTTGACCAGCGGGCCACCCGAGTTGCCCTGATTGATGGCGGCATCGGTCTGCAAGAGGTCCCGGTGGGTTATGCCCTCGATGACGATGGCGTCGCGCTTTCCGGAGATGATCCCCTGACTGACACTCTGGGCCAGCCCGAAGGGGCTACCCATGGCCAGGACCTGATCCCCGATGCTGAGAAGCTCGCTGTCGCCCAGGGTCGCGGTGGGCAAGGGCGCTACGGGCCTGATCTTCAGGAGGGCCAGATCCACCTGCTCGTCCAGGTGCACAACCTCAGCCGGGTAGCGCGAGCTGCCCTGCTCCCCGAAGCAGGTGACATAGATCTGGTCCGATTGCTGGACGACATGGTAGTTGGTCAGGATGGCGCCATCCTCGGTCATGATGACGCCGCTGCCGATGCTCTTCATGGAGGCGCCGGCCAGAGGATCGATGAAGCGGAAGACGCTCCCGCCAGGATTGGCGGAGCCGTCCGGCTGTTTCTGACCAGCGGGCGGTTCGGCGATGTCCGGGCGCAGGGCGCTGATGTTGACGACACTGGGCTGGACGGCGGCCACCACCCTGGCGGCAGGACTGACCGGCGCCGTCTGGCGGACGAGCGCTTGCGCCAGCGGAGCCACGGCCGGCCCATTGGCACTGGCTGGGGCAGCCAGCGGCCCCGGAGGCGTGCGCCGCGCCGGCCCCTGGTCGAAATACCACCAGCTGCCGATGAGAAACAGGACGGCGAGAACGGTGATCCAGTTCAGCCAGCCCCGAACCTGTTTGCCGCATGTGCCGAGCATGATCCACCTGTGGTCGCGGGAGTCCCAGTATGCCAGTGGCGCGGGACGGGGAGTCTAGAACGGGTCGGCCTTGCTGGCACCGGTTGCTGGCTCCGCTGCCTCCAGTTCCTCCTCATCCTCGTCGGCCTCGTCTTGGCTGGCGCCTTTCCGCAGACCGGCGATGCCGGCGCCGACGGCCACCAGACCGAAGACGACCGCCGCCACCGGCACCAGGCCGCGCACCACCTCGACCACCGACCACCACCAGACGCCAAGCCCCCACACGCCGAAGGCCAGGGCCACCACCCCCAGAATGATGTTTCCCATGAAGACAACCTCTCCTCAGATCTTTGGCCTATGCCGTCTTCTGCCGTGACTTCATCACGGCGACAGCGCCGGCGATGAGGAGCGCGCCGGCACCGGCCACCGCGATGGGGCCCCACATGCCGAGGCCGAGGCCCAGGCCCAGGCTGTAGCCACTGCCCGTCCACAGGCTGCCGCCGGTGCAAACCCCCTTGGCGGCGGCAGCCCCAGCGAGGGTGCCCAGCTTGGCGGTGGTACCGGCCGCTGCCTTGCCCGCCGCAGCACCGGCGCCCTTGCCGGCAGCCAGCGCGCCTGCCTTGCCAGCCGTCCCCCCCTTGGCAGCGCCGCCCGCGCCCTTCAAGGCGGCCGCCCCTTTGCCGGCC
Encoded here:
- a CDS encoding PDZ domain-containing protein, which translates into the protein MKAENWLVGSGTVLLLLVVLTRALAGAPGRHPAAAGPLAGNRLEARAIPAALPAGTTGPAGTSRGKVVQEGHWLGLEVLPLTPALAKANNIPAGVRGVLVDEVTLLAAECGVLAGDVLAAVNGVPVPDLPAFETATRRIANDRQASLTVYRQGRYGQIEVRDRRRLGFAQLEAAPMILATDQRPHGSYGACDRCHVISKTSRNTGQLAADLGDVLARRAPAIKQGTAASHGNRGQCDFCHTYRP
- the mamK gene encoding MamK family actin-like protein gives rise to the protein MTLAYRETGQDSELLIGIDLGTSRTAVATSQHYRAIIRSVVGYPRDIIGAKLLGALCVFGDEALDKSSAVDLYMPLKDGVIKEGQEKEQKAAQDLLEHVVTEARQGHGGRLCGIIGVPARASILNKEMLLGIASRVLDVSVVVSQPFMVAYYMNKLHNCIVVDLGAGTVDVCGMKGTVPTAEDQVTILKAGEYIDERLAGLIGQEHPDVQLSRTLVRTIKEAHAFVGPPAAPVLVTLRDSDGRPHPYDLTEEIRTVCESIVGDVVEQVKVVLRSFAPEHQAQALQNIYLAGGGSRIKGLDRLLVDQLGECGEAQVTCVDDPDYAGCEGALRLATDLRPEYWSQLGVVARREAPPEPAASPAGPASNQEEGGRS
- a CDS encoding tetratricopeptide repeat protein encodes the protein MGKPTLGMPPFFEQAGLYLYSGLQSLKGLSTTWIEGYNRVFSIDEETRRRYHRDRGLDLARKGKHTEAIPLLRKTVRQRPDDAEAAYFLGKSYLKVGRQDEGIRCFEMALARDPSNPRLPAHVAMAHIRARQYDRAVAVLEGAVERGHQEVEIYFRLGNAYDHLGQVDRSIAAYLRALERRPDDARVHRFLGMAYEQMGEHEESVKHLKQALQLEEAEK
- a CDS encoding magnetic particle specific iron-binding protein; this encodes MEFEGAKAAELVAKNAAPAGAGAGKGAAVQAAEVELAEAAKAGKGAAALKGAGGAAKGGTAGKAGALAAGKGAGAAAGKAAAGTTAKLGTLAGAAAAKGVCTGGSLWTGSGYSLGLGLGLGMWGPIAVAGAGALLIAGAVAVMKSRQKTA
- a CDS encoding trypsin-like peptidase domain-containing protein, whose protein sequence is MLGTCGKQVRGWLNWITVLAVLFLIGSWWYFDQGPARRTPPGPLAAPASANGPAVAPLAQALVRQTAPVSPAARVVAAVQPSVVNISALRPDIAEPPAGQKQPDGSANPGGSVFRFIDPLAGASMKSIGSGVIMTEDGAILTNYHVVQQSDQIYVTCFGEQGSSRYPAEVVHLDEQVDLALLKIRPVAPLPTATLGDSELLSIGDQVLAMGSPFGLAQSVSQGIISGKRDAIVIEGITHRDLLQTDAAINQGNSGGPLVNMQGQVVGINTAIYTPNGAFAGVGFAVPAATVREFLHDLIALPEPAAWPGSGGSPRPGFAKIAAAGAPPPIAPGAVPVHSDRGPCQLCHQVVGGPTAAALPPQPMSTAMAAPAGEAGMLGYPVLYGAAVRPVDSIIANHFGQPENSGVFVCNVLPGSPAAQAGLQAGDIIVKHNGRRCQTPTSLFASMASPDGGRTRLGIIRSGRRQEVVLQQAAPRQEAMLPAAQVQPPATTDQTLAALPSAAPAADSAIPAPVPSPQEWEWMGMELVPAEAALATGQGATATECIVVKEISARSKAELAGVQVNDVLVSINRLPVRSTADLSTILSALSPLDGVLLELERASQRVYATL
- the mamM gene encoding magnetosome biogenesis CDF transporter MamM, with the protein product MHCSVCYRAVGWVGLVASLALSLLKLLVGLVAGSHAMVADALYSAKDVLTSGLIIVGLRVSSRPGDEKHPYGHGKVEFLITGVISLVFILVTGLLCFFATESLFEGRHEPPHLIALWTAVLALAAQIFLYSYFRCAASCINSPMVRTLTGHFHSDAVSSAAVALSIVGAHYLGLYWLDPLVALFETLHLLNLGGENLWHSVKGMMDSAAPVRARRRIARLASATAGVLGIEHLLTRRIGQELWIDLGVAVDPELTVREARAIGNELTVAIAASIPHVGNVQVGFRSKAELIPEMERLLAEKRS
- a CDS encoding TSUP family transporter codes for the protein MTRFCAIHWKTPAVALGVLCLATFAWAIHLWRDGSGNALLPVEKVFPQAVGKNVAAAAASAPVWRPGQAVAAVIAGGQAGSPTGSGVFVHPDGYLVTALHLAADRQDIGVRLAGPGGSRTLRAEVVKVAPTHDLVMLKVLSREQFPYAALGNSRTLRVGQEVFALGVDARSTVAAQSGRIGRLSCKLALAAATMDSLLATDAPLDVFLAGGPLVDENGWMVGMNIVALDPAGQPRGYAVPAHVLMAHFQEVIDWAALAASNPQPGAALAPAAALALPAAAAVAAVSDRLGAIMVGLTDHMTGQAILGFPLATAAGLLLLGFVSGLAGGMMTMGGGLIKVTGLMLLHGYGILLIRPVAYLSNIFIYGAAALRYRRDHLLDLARIRPFVPWAIAGVVLGYFAGTLMSDTVIRYLLAGFAILVGIKVAAETLQGNPEEPAPETMEADLEEPYHRRPSGPTAAHGLLGLPMGLISGILGITGGVIEVPLQNYVAGIPLRRAIANCAVLVFCTSTVAAGLSLAHGVTAGHFALATPLALTALLLPGAFAGGMFGAWLTKVIPFVALRGLYALLMFAMAFRMLYEG
- the mamI gene encoding magnetosome protein MamI — translated: MGNIILGVVALAFGVWGLGVWWWSVVEVVRGLVPVAAVVFGLVAVGAGIAGLRKGASQDEADEDEEELEAAEPATGASKADPF